A DNA window from Helianthus annuus cultivar XRQ/B chromosome 15, HanXRQr2.0-SUNRISE, whole genome shotgun sequence contains the following coding sequences:
- the LOC110910622 gene encoding probable cysteine desulfurase, whose translation MSPVLFTQQKMFEHEHCTYEVSEYDMLLSEAIVDRDAPESGSSVDDKLRWLRSQIIGGFAEIQTPFGSRKLTYADHTASGRCLRYIEDYIIHNILPFYGNTHTCDNYVGIRTMKMLHEATGFVKKCLGGTQHDALLFCGSGTTAAIKRLQEVMGIAVPSILKEKVLNTCIGSEERWVVFVGPYEHHSNLLSWRQSLAEVIEIGLDEEGMIDIDDLKTRLEFYQGTGRPMLGSFSACSNVTGICSDTRSLARLLHGYGAFACFDFAASGPYVEIDMRSGAIDGYDAITLSPHKFLGGPGSPGILLMSKALYQLKYAPPSTCGGGTVNFVNSFGEQDTLYINDIEEREDAGTPQIIQRVKAALAFQVKEYIKCEVIAKREHDYIERALARLVKLSNIWVLGNTKAERQAILSFLIYTTTNSNKRDKPLNGAFVAKLLNDLFGIQARGGCACAGPYAHCLLGVDEPYSLAIKSAVQMGYNGAKLGWTRVSFPYYMSNEEYEFIVSAIEFLAVYGQRFLPLYHLNWKTGSWTLKTNTHVPKADFQQKVTGCKTMDYDKYAIYLEVAKHIGNILPEFPTYQCTLPKDIDSNYVFFQV comes from the exons ATGTCACCGGTGCTATTTACCCAACAAAAGATGTTTGAACATGAACACTGTACATATGAAGTTAGTGAGTATGATATGCTTCTTAGTGAAGCGATCGTTGACAGAGATGCGCCCGAGAGTGGTTCGAGTGTTGATGATAAACTAAGGTGGCTTCGATCACAAATTATAGGCGGGTTTGCTGAGATTCAGACCCCATTTGGATCGCGTAAACTTACGTATGCAGATCATACAGCCTCTGGCCGCTGTCTTCGTTACATTGAAGATTATATCATTCACAATATTCTTCCCTTTTATG GTAACACTCACACATGTGACAACTATGTCGGTATTCGGACGATGAAAATGCTCCATGAGGCAACCGGATTTGTGAAGAAATGCTTAGGCGGAACCCAACATGACGCGCTCCTTTTCTGCGGATCAGGCACTACAGCCGCTATAAAACGGCTTCAAGAAGTCATGGGAATTGCAGTTCCATCAATTTTGAAAGAGAAAGTATTGAACACATGTATAGGAAGTGAGGAAAGATGGGTAGTTTTTGTTGGTCCTTATGAACACCACTCCAACCTCCTTTCCTGGAGGCAAAGCCTAGCAGAAGTTATAGAGATCGGTCTAGACGAAGAAGGAATGATTGACATCGATGACTTGAAGACGCGTTTGGAGTTTTATCAAGGCACTGGCCGCCCCATGCTCGGTTCATTCTCTGCTTGTAGTAATGTTACTGGAATTTGTTCTGATACGCGTTCTTTGGCTCGCTTGCTTCACGGGTATGGAGCCTTCGCATGCTTTGATTTCGCAGCAAG TGGTCCATATGTGGAGATTGACATGAGATCAGGTGCTATTGATGGGTATGATGCTATAACCTTAAGTCCACACAAGTTTCTAGGGGGACCTGGATCACCAGGGATTCTTTTGATGAGCAAGGCCTTATATCAGCTCAAATATGCTCCCCCTTCGACATGTGGAGGCGGGACTGTCAACTTCGTTAATTCCTTCGGTGAACAG GACACACTATACATTAATGACATTGAAGAAAGGGAAGACGCTGGGACGCCCCAAATTATTCAACGAGTAAAAGCAGCATTAGCCTTCCAAGTTAAAGAATACATCAAATGTGAAGTTATTGCCAAGAGAGAACATGACTACATTGAAAGGGCGCTAGCGAGGCTTGTGAAACTTTCCAACATATGGGTGTTGGGAAATACCAAAGCCGAGAGACAAGCAATTCTATCTTTCCTCATTTACACAACTACGAACTCTAATAAGAGAGATAAGCCTCTTAATGGTGCTTTTGTTGCCAAGCTTCTCAATGACCTCTTTGGCATCCAAGCTCGAGGAGGGTGTGCTTGCGCAGGACCGTATGCTCATTGTTTGCTTGGTGTCGATGAGCCATATTCGCTTGCAATCAAATCTGCGGTCCAAATG GGCTATAATGGAGCAAAGTTGGGTTGGACAAGAGTAAGCTTTCCTTACTACATGTCTAATGAGGAATATGAATTCATTGTATCTGCAATTGAATTTCTGGCTGTTTATGGACAAAGATTTCTTCCTCTTTACCACTTGAATTGGAAAACAGGCAGTTGGACTCTTAAGACTAATACTCATGTACCAAAAGCAGATTTTCAACAAAAGGTGACAGGATGCAAAACAATGGATTATGACAAGTATGCAATCTATCTTGAGGTTGCAAAGCACATAGGAAACATACTTCCAGAATTCCCTACATATCAGTGTACACTTCCCAAGGACATAGATTCCAACTATGTGTTTTTTCAAGTGTAG